The following coding sequences are from one Mycolicibacterium aichiense window:
- a CDS encoding LCP family protein encodes MDPSPPSRAAAAGNRRGRHRERSNTGRRTLRILTRTVIGLASVVVVTLTGLAYSQAHGLLSGITVSQALGSDEPRSSGGAMNILLIGLDSRKDQDGNELPDEVLDKLHAGDSDSGGYNTNTLILVHISADDHVVAFSIPRDDYVAVSGIKGYSHIKIKEAYGLTKFQTEQKLADEGIGDRKELERAGREAGRKATIRAVRNLTGQPIDYFAEVNLASFYHLADSLGGVDVCLNHAVHDDYSGANFPAGPQRLNAEQALAFVRQRHGLENGDLDRTHRQQAFLLSVSHELQQSGSFTDLDKFKRLMDVARQDIVLSQGWGEDQFRRMAALAGGDVEFRTLPVVRYDNINGQDVNIVDPAKIRAEIAKAIGGDSASATTTAAPQPLPPPNPHTVVSIVNASDTSGLASQAASLLGKHEFTISEVRDRESGEPIDTVITYGAGAQTDAQSVATLLGVDNAPQATGAVAADHIRVVLGQGYDLPLEQPQTEDTVATSTTHSWSEMTITPTPDQGAPIDGGKVPCVN; translated from the coding sequence ATGGATCCGTCGCCGCCCTCACGAGCGGCCGCCGCGGGCAACCGCCGCGGCCGTCATCGAGAGCGGTCCAACACCGGCCGGCGGACACTGCGCATCCTCACCCGAACCGTGATCGGACTGGCATCGGTGGTGGTGGTGACGCTCACCGGGCTGGCGTACTCGCAAGCACACGGACTGCTCAGCGGGATAACGGTGTCGCAGGCGCTCGGCTCCGACGAGCCGCGGTCCAGTGGTGGCGCGATGAACATCCTGCTGATCGGGCTGGATTCGCGAAAAGACCAGGACGGCAACGAGCTGCCCGACGAGGTGCTCGACAAACTCCACGCCGGCGACTCCGACTCGGGCGGCTACAACACCAACACCCTGATCCTGGTCCATATCAGCGCCGACGACCATGTCGTCGCGTTCTCCATCCCCCGAGACGACTACGTCGCCGTCAGCGGGATCAAGGGCTACAGCCACATCAAGATCAAGGAGGCCTACGGGCTCACGAAGTTCCAGACCGAGCAGAAGCTGGCCGACGAGGGCATCGGCGACCGCAAGGAACTCGAGCGCGCCGGGCGGGAAGCCGGCCGCAAGGCGACCATCCGCGCCGTGCGCAATCTCACCGGCCAGCCCATCGACTACTTCGCCGAGGTCAACCTCGCGAGCTTCTACCACCTGGCGGACAGCCTCGGCGGCGTGGACGTCTGCCTCAATCACGCCGTACACGACGACTACTCCGGCGCCAATTTCCCGGCGGGCCCGCAGCGACTCAATGCAGAGCAGGCACTGGCGTTCGTGCGGCAGCGACACGGGCTGGAAAACGGCGATCTCGACCGCACCCATCGCCAGCAGGCCTTCCTCCTGTCGGTCTCGCACGAGCTGCAACAGTCGGGCTCGTTCACCGATCTGGACAAGTTCAAGCGCCTGATGGACGTCGCACGCCAGGACATCGTGTTGTCGCAGGGATGGGGTGAGGACCAGTTCCGCAGGATGGCGGCACTGGCCGGGGGCGACGTCGAGTTCCGAACTCTGCCGGTGGTGCGCTACGACAACATCAACGGCCAGGACGTCAACATCGTCGACCCGGCGAAGATCCGCGCCGAGATCGCCAAAGCCATCGGCGGCGATTCGGCGTCGGCGACCACTACCGCCGCGCCACAACCACTTCCGCCGCCCAATCCGCACACCGTCGTCAGCATCGTCAACGCGAGCGACACCTCTGGGCTGGCCTCGCAGGCGGCAAGCCTGCTCGGCAAGCACGAGTTCACGATCAGCGAGGTCCGGGACCGCGAGTCAGGCGAGCCCATCGACACGGTGATCACCTACGGCGCCGGCGCTCAGACCGATGCCCAGTCGGTGGCCACGCTGCTCGGTGTGGACAACGCCCCGCAGGCCACGGGAGCGGTGGCCGCCGACCACATCCGGGTCGTTCTCGGCCAGGGCTACGACCTACCCCTGGAGCAGCCGCAGACCGAGGACACCGTCGCAACCTCGACGACCCACAGCTGGTCGGAGATGACGATCACGCCTACTCCGGACCAGGGCGCACCGATCGACGGTGGCAAGGTGCCCTGCGTGAATTGA
- a CDS encoding FAD binding domain-containing protein, producing MKPAPFDYHRPDSVAAATQMLSEFGDDAKLLGGGQSLVPMLSMRLAFFDHLIDISRLDEMKGVRAEGDSLWIGGGTTHAVVGSDERVRTRVPLLTRATPLIGHFQIRSRGTIGGSIAHADPAAEYGAVALALDATVEVVSASGRREIPAGEFFAGVWETAMEADEVLVGLRFPVWSGRCGFAVEEFARRHGDFAIAGAVAAVELDHDDKVRRSAIGLLGLSATPRRASAAEAAITGRPVGDITAEEIGELAMSGLDDIPADLQGSANYRRKVGASMAAQAWRAAVKEAFDA from the coding sequence ATGAAGCCGGCGCCCTTCGACTATCACCGGCCCGACAGCGTCGCCGCGGCGACGCAGATGCTCAGCGAATTCGGCGACGACGCCAAACTCCTCGGTGGCGGACAGAGCCTGGTTCCGATGCTGTCGATGCGCCTGGCGTTCTTCGACCACCTGATCGACATCTCCCGCCTCGACGAGATGAAGGGCGTCAGGGCCGAGGGCGACTCCCTGTGGATCGGCGGTGGCACCACCCACGCCGTGGTCGGGTCCGACGAGCGGGTGCGCACACGCGTGCCGCTGCTGACCAGGGCCACGCCGCTGATCGGGCACTTCCAGATTCGCAGCCGGGGCACCATCGGTGGGTCGATCGCCCACGCCGACCCGGCCGCCGAGTACGGCGCCGTCGCCCTCGCACTCGATGCCACGGTCGAGGTGGTGTCGGCATCCGGGCGGCGCGAGATCCCGGCCGGCGAATTCTTCGCCGGTGTGTGGGAGACCGCGATGGAGGCCGACGAGGTGCTGGTTGGTCTGCGATTCCCGGTCTGGTCCGGCCGGTGCGGCTTCGCGGTGGAGGAATTCGCCCGCCGCCATGGCGATTTCGCGATCGCCGGTGCCGTGGCCGCGGTCGAACTCGACCACGACGACAAGGTCCGGCGCAGCGCCATCGGGCTGCTGGGACTGTCCGCCACACCGAGGCGGGCGTCGGCCGCCGAGGCGGCGATCACCGGCCGCCCGGTCGGCGACATCACCGCGGAAGAGATCGGTGAGCTCGCGATGAGTGGGCTCGACGACATCCCGGCCGACCTGCAGGGTTCGGCGAACTACCGGCGAAAAGTCGGGGCGTCGATGGCCGCACAAGCCTGGCGCGCGGCGGTCAAGGAGGCTTTCGATGCATGA
- a CDS encoding (2Fe-2S)-binding protein, which translates to MHERPIRLSVNGTSYEATVEPRLTLADFLRERCGLTGTHLGCEHGSCGACTVLLDGAAVRSCLVFAVQAEDSEVSTVEGVASADGELSPVQAALRDCHGLQCGFCTPGFVMSITALLRDNPHPTDEEIREGLSGNFCRCTGYQGIVNAVHQAAESGAAAT; encoded by the coding sequence ATGCATGAACGTCCGATCCGGTTGTCCGTCAACGGAACTTCGTATGAGGCAACCGTCGAGCCGCGGCTGACCTTGGCCGACTTCCTGCGCGAGCGCTGCGGCCTGACCGGAACACACCTGGGATGCGAGCACGGCTCGTGCGGCGCCTGCACGGTGTTGCTCGACGGGGCCGCGGTGCGGTCGTGCCTGGTGTTCGCGGTGCAGGCCGAGGACTCTGAGGTCTCCACCGTCGAAGGGGTGGCCTCGGCCGACGGTGAGCTGTCACCGGTACAGGCCGCCCTGCGTGACTGTCACGGGCTGCAATGTGGTTTTTGCACACCGGGATTCGTCATGTCGATCACCGCGCTGCTGCGAGACAACCCTCATCCCACCGATGAGGAGATCCGCGAGGGCCTGTCCGGCAACTTCTGTCGCTGCACCGGCTATCAGGGCATCGTCAACGCGGTGCACCAAGCAGCGGAAAGTGGCGCGGCCGCAACCTAA
- a CDS encoding xanthine dehydrogenase family protein molybdopterin-binding subunit, with amino-acid sequence MAAPVTRYAGTRVPRVEDTRLLTGHGTYVDDVVRPGMLHACFVRSPFAHARINSIDATAALAMPGVHAVLTAADLNVDVHEAWHAVAGKDVADTPRPPLAEGEVKFVGDPIAIVVAENRYLAEDALELIDVEYDPLPAIADFTKAVGHDAVVHQAYPDNVAGGLAGAPPDEEAFAAAAYVADERIYQQTHVPVPIETRGLVVEWIAATQELTVWASTQTPHELRAFAARLLGIPAQGVRVIARDTGGGFGQKVVPMREDMCILLAARKVSAPLKWIEDRRENLMSAGQARHVDGRARMAFDADGAITAVDIDFLQDIGAYPTPYPVLTTAAIGMFFPGPYRVPKSSFNYKTVFTNTSGLAAYRGPWQYETLTREILLDIAARKMGIDPVELRRKNLLRRDEMPFFNPNGMPYDHVAPMETFEQAVKILDHEGFRKEQAEALAQGRYLGLGFSAYIEPTGAATGHLATEGCTIRMEPTGKINVYVNGGSSGNSIETTVVQLTADALGADIADVSTIQGDTAVTPYGAGTQGSRSGPMTAGAVSEAGTILRGQLVAMAAHVLGVDESDIELANSRAASREDPSKSVSFADLAYRSYYEPQQLAPGMAATLEATARFTSQTMIHWANATHACTCEVDVTTGRVTLTRYIVSEDVGPMINPNIVEGQIAGGTVQGIGGALLENLVYDDEGNPLSTTFVDYLLPTATEVPPIEYGHVEVPSPGVGGYKGCGEGGAIGSTPAVINAINDALAPLGVTVTTLPATPSQIVALIEAAATD; translated from the coding sequence ATGGCCGCACCAGTCACCCGTTACGCGGGAACCCGTGTCCCGCGGGTCGAGGACACCCGCTTGCTGACCGGGCACGGCACGTATGTCGACGACGTTGTCCGGCCCGGCATGTTGCACGCCTGCTTCGTGCGCAGCCCGTTCGCGCATGCCCGGATCAACAGCATCGATGCCACGGCGGCCCTTGCCATGCCCGGTGTCCATGCCGTCCTCACGGCGGCTGATCTGAACGTTGACGTCCACGAGGCGTGGCACGCGGTGGCGGGCAAGGATGTCGCCGACACCCCCCGCCCGCCGCTGGCCGAGGGTGAGGTGAAGTTCGTCGGAGATCCCATTGCGATCGTGGTCGCCGAGAACCGCTACCTCGCCGAAGACGCCCTCGAACTGATCGACGTCGAGTACGACCCGCTGCCCGCGATCGCAGATTTCACCAAGGCCGTGGGGCACGACGCGGTGGTTCACCAGGCCTACCCCGACAATGTGGCAGGCGGCCTGGCCGGAGCGCCGCCCGACGAAGAGGCGTTCGCCGCGGCCGCCTATGTCGCCGACGAACGGATCTACCAGCAGACCCATGTGCCGGTGCCGATCGAGACCCGCGGCCTGGTCGTCGAATGGATCGCCGCGACACAGGAACTCACCGTGTGGGCCTCCACCCAGACCCCGCACGAATTGCGCGCCTTCGCCGCACGACTGCTCGGCATCCCGGCTCAGGGCGTGCGGGTGATCGCGCGGGACACCGGCGGTGGCTTCGGCCAGAAGGTCGTCCCGATGCGCGAGGACATGTGCATCCTGCTGGCGGCCCGCAAGGTGTCCGCACCATTGAAGTGGATCGAGGATCGCCGGGAGAACCTTATGTCCGCCGGGCAGGCCCGCCACGTCGACGGCCGCGCGCGGATGGCATTCGACGCCGACGGCGCGATCACGGCCGTCGACATCGATTTCCTCCAGGACATCGGTGCCTACCCCACCCCATACCCGGTGCTGACTACCGCCGCGATCGGAATGTTCTTCCCCGGGCCCTACCGGGTGCCGAAGTCGAGCTTCAATTACAAGACGGTGTTCACCAACACCAGCGGCCTGGCCGCCTACCGCGGGCCCTGGCAATACGAAACCCTCACGCGGGAAATACTTCTCGACATCGCAGCCCGCAAGATGGGTATCGATCCGGTCGAGTTGCGCCGCAAGAATCTGCTGCGCCGCGACGAGATGCCGTTCTTCAACCCCAACGGCATGCCGTATGACCACGTCGCGCCGATGGAGACCTTCGAGCAGGCCGTCAAGATCCTCGACCACGAAGGCTTCCGCAAGGAGCAGGCCGAGGCATTGGCCCAGGGCCGCTACCTCGGTCTCGGATTCTCCGCTTACATCGAGCCGACCGGTGCGGCGACGGGACACCTGGCCACCGAGGGCTGCACCATCCGGATGGAGCCGACCGGCAAGATCAACGTGTACGTCAACGGTGGCTCCAGCGGTAACAGCATCGAGACCACCGTGGTGCAGCTGACCGCCGACGCGCTGGGCGCCGACATCGCCGACGTGTCGACGATTCAGGGTGATACCGCGGTGACGCCGTATGGCGCAGGCACCCAGGGCAGCCGCAGCGGACCGATGACCGCAGGCGCGGTCAGCGAGGCGGGCACGATCCTGCGTGGCCAGCTGGTGGCGATGGCGGCGCATGTGCTCGGTGTAGATGAGTCCGATATCGAGCTTGCGAACTCGCGGGCCGCGTCGCGCGAAGACCCTTCCAAGAGCGTCAGTTTCGCTGATCTGGCCTATCGGTCCTACTACGAGCCCCAACAGCTCGCACCCGGAATGGCGGCCACGCTGGAGGCCACCGCGCGATTCACCTCGCAGACGATGATCCACTGGGCCAACGCCACTCACGCCTGCACGTGCGAGGTGGACGTCACCACCGGCCGGGTAACTCTGACCCGCTACATCGTCAGCGAGGACGTCGGTCCGATGATCAACCCCAATATCGTCGAGGGGCAGATCGCCGGCGGCACCGTGCAGGGCATCGGCGGGGCATTGTTGGAGAACCTGGTGTACGACGACGAGGGAAACCCGTTGTCCACCACGTTCGTCGACTACCTGCTGCCGACCGCGACCGAGGTACCGCCGATCGAATACGGGCATGTCGAGGTGCCCAGCCCGGGCGTCGGCGGTTACAAGGGATGCGGCGAGGGCGGTGCCATCGGCTCGACCCCGGCGGTGATCAACGCGATCAACGATGCCCTGGCCCCGCTCGGGGTGACGGTTACGACGCTGCCTGCCACGCCCTCACAGATCGTCGCGCTGATCGAGGCGGCCGCAACCGATTAG
- a CDS encoding YkvA family protein, with the protein MDGVMGDWWLIPVSVATALVVAWLVLAVTLWVTKPDQVGIADLLRLLPDTIRLLRRLAADRQLPRRIRVVLVGVLIFLASPIDLIPDFIPVLGYADDVIVTALALRWVTRTAGPEALAKHWPGTPDGLAALRRVCRLPEPV; encoded by the coding sequence ATGGACGGTGTGATGGGCGACTGGTGGCTGATTCCGGTCTCGGTCGCCACCGCCCTGGTCGTGGCGTGGCTGGTCCTGGCGGTCACCCTGTGGGTGACCAAACCCGACCAGGTCGGTATCGCCGATCTGCTTCGGCTGCTTCCCGACACGATCCGGTTGCTCAGACGCCTGGCCGCCGACCGGCAGCTGCCGCGCCGCATCCGCGTCGTTCTCGTCGGCGTGCTGATTTTCCTGGCCTCCCCCATCGATCTGATTCCCGACTTCATTCCGGTGCTCGGCTACGCCGACGACGTGATCGTCACCGCACTCGCGCTGCGCTGGGTCACCCGCACGGCGGGACCGGAGGCGCTGGCCAAGCACTGGCCGGGCACACCAGACGGGCTGGCCGCACTGCGCCGAGTGTGCCGGTTACCCGAGCCGGTATGA
- a CDS encoding DUF427 domain-containing protein, translating to MNRWPTPELPGPGQESVWDYPRPPRLEPFAGTITVELGGRVIASTTRSWRVLETSHPPTYYLPRDAFSDGVLRDAPGASMCEWKGQARYYDLVSGDAVASRVAWTYPRPTPPFAEIAGAIAVMASMVDRCTVDGETVVPQPGGFYGGWITSRVVGPFKGIPGSMGW from the coding sequence ATGAACCGATGGCCGACACCGGAACTGCCAGGCCCGGGCCAGGAATCAGTGTGGGATTACCCGCGTCCGCCGCGCCTGGAGCCGTTCGCGGGCACGATCACCGTCGAACTCGGCGGTCGGGTGATCGCGTCCACCACCCGCAGCTGGCGAGTGCTCGAGACCAGTCATCCGCCGACCTACTACCTGCCCCGCGATGCCTTCTCCGACGGTGTCCTGCGCGATGCGCCGGGGGCGTCGATGTGTGAATGGAAAGGTCAGGCGCGCTACTACGACCTGGTGAGCGGCGACGCGGTGGCGTCCAGGGTGGCGTGGACGTATCCCCGTCCGACGCCTCCGTTCGCCGAGATAGCCGGTGCCATCGCGGTGATGGCCAGCATGGTCGACCGGTGCACCGTGGACGGCGAGACGGTCGTGCCCCAACCGGGCGGGTTCTACGGCGGCTGGATCACCAGCCGGGTGGTCGGTCCGTTCAAGGGAATCCCCGGCTCGATGGGGTGGTGA
- a CDS encoding ammonium transporter — translation MQAIDPAATAWLLASTALVLLMTPGLAIFYGGMVRTTGVLNMIMMSFIAIPLVTVAWLLFGYTLAFSGTSLGGVLGDLSHIGMAGIGPETVHGQVPELLFSTFQLSFAIITAALISGAIADRAKFAAWMIFVPVWSIVVYAVVAHWVWAPGGWLFKLGVLDYAGGLVVEIVSGASALALALVLGPRIGFKVDAMRPHNLPFVLLGVGLLWFGWFGFNAGSALAANGTAAAIFLNTLVAGCLGMLGWLSVEQIRDGRPTTFGAASGVVAGLVAITPSCGTVNTLGAAIVGVAAGVVCSFAIGLKFRFGYDDSLDVVGVHFVGGVVGVLLIGFLATAVMTGGPQGLLYGGGLAQLGKQAVAMVVVAAYAFIMSFALAKLIDRTIGFRLSPEDETAGVDFTQHAETAYAEGVHGHQPLRRPLFGDPRPRSDTADED, via the coding sequence TTGCAAGCGATCGATCCTGCCGCCACCGCGTGGCTGCTGGCCAGCACAGCGCTCGTCCTGTTGATGACGCCGGGACTGGCCATCTTTTACGGCGGCATGGTCCGCACTACCGGTGTGCTCAACATGATCATGATGAGCTTTATCGCCATTCCCCTCGTCACGGTGGCCTGGCTGCTGTTCGGCTACACGCTGGCGTTCTCCGGAACCAGCCTCGGCGGGGTGCTCGGCGACCTGTCGCACATCGGGATGGCCGGAATCGGCCCCGAGACGGTGCACGGCCAGGTTCCCGAACTGCTCTTCTCCACGTTCCAGCTCAGTTTCGCGATCATCACCGCAGCGCTGATCAGCGGCGCGATCGCCGACCGGGCCAAGTTCGCCGCCTGGATGATATTCGTGCCGGTCTGGTCCATCGTGGTGTACGCCGTTGTCGCGCACTGGGTCTGGGCTCCCGGTGGCTGGCTGTTCAAGCTCGGGGTGCTCGACTACGCCGGCGGCCTGGTCGTCGAGATCGTCTCCGGCGCCTCAGCGCTGGCCCTGGCCCTGGTGTTGGGTCCGCGCATCGGGTTCAAGGTCGACGCGATGCGTCCGCACAACCTGCCCTTCGTTCTGCTGGGCGTCGGACTGCTGTGGTTCGGCTGGTTCGGCTTCAACGCCGGATCCGCGCTCGCTGCCAACGGCACGGCGGCAGCCATCTTCCTCAACACTTTGGTGGCCGGTTGCCTGGGCATGCTCGGCTGGTTGTCGGTCGAGCAGATCCGCGACGGCCGGCCGACGACGTTCGGTGCGGCCTCCGGCGTCGTTGCGGGGCTGGTCGCGATCACACCCTCGTGCGGCACCGTGAACACCCTCGGCGCTGCGATCGTCGGAGTGGCGGCGGGCGTCGTGTGTTCGTTCGCGATCGGCCTGAAATTCCGGTTCGGCTATGACGACTCGCTCGACGTGGTCGGTGTGCACTTCGTCGGCGGTGTGGTCGGCGTGCTGTTGATCGGCTTCCTGGCGACTGCGGTCATGACCGGCGGCCCGCAGGGCCTCCTCTATGGCGGCGGCCTGGCTCAGTTGGGTAAACAGGCGGTCGCGATGGTGGTGGTGGCGGCGTACGCGTTCATCATGTCGTTCGCGCTCGCCAAGCTCATCGATCGGACGATCGGCTTCCGGCTCAGCCCCGAAGACGAGACCGCCGGGGTGGACTTCACCCAGCACGCCGAAACCGCGTACGCCGAGGGCGTTCACGGGCATCAGCCGCTGCGGCGCCCGCTGTTCGGAGACCCGAGGCCGCGATCCGACACCGCCGACGAGGACTGA
- a CDS encoding GAP family protein — MSGDWAAVSAELIPLALVVALSPISILPALLLVLYSARPRAAGLAFAAGWVTGLTVLTVLFLNIPRLLGGSAETSSVWQLRLRLVGGAALIVTGGWLWLRRKKAVRSSHWLDALGRWSPARTASIGVAFGILNPKIIVACAAAGLAIDAATLGPAAQAVAVGYFVVVAGSGTLLPVLAHAVAAKRFDRSLERLRAWIQRRQAEISAVALVVIGAVLLVTGAFGR; from the coding sequence GTGTCGGGTGACTGGGCGGCGGTGTCCGCCGAGCTGATTCCGCTGGCGTTGGTGGTGGCTCTCTCCCCGATCTCGATACTGCCCGCGCTGCTGCTGGTGCTGTATTCGGCGCGGCCCCGCGCCGCGGGACTGGCGTTCGCGGCCGGCTGGGTGACCGGGCTGACGGTGTTGACGGTGCTGTTCCTCAACATCCCCAGGCTCCTCGGCGGCTCGGCCGAGACGTCGTCGGTGTGGCAGTTGCGACTGCGGCTGGTCGGCGGCGCCGCACTGATCGTGACCGGCGGGTGGCTGTGGTTGCGGCGGAAGAAAGCGGTGCGATCGTCGCACTGGCTCGACGCCCTCGGCAGGTGGTCCCCGGCCCGCACCGCGTCGATCGGGGTGGCGTTCGGAATTCTCAACCCGAAGATCATCGTCGCTTGTGCCGCAGCGGGTTTGGCGATCGACGCGGCCACGCTCGGGCCTGCCGCCCAGGCTGTCGCGGTGGGGTACTTCGTCGTGGTGGCGGGCTCGGGAACGCTCCTGCCGGTACTGGCCCACGCGGTGGCGGCCAAGCGATTCGACCGATCGCTGGAACGGTTGCGGGCCTGGATACAGCGCCGCCAGGCCGAGATCAGCGCGGTCGCGCTGGTGGTCATCGGCGCGGTGCTGCTGGTCACCGGGGCGTTCGGCCGCTGA
- a CDS encoding zinc ribbon domain-containing protein: MRVSMTCPECGTEVPAGVFCGSCGAHLNPQPGDGPQWLRPRAFCAAPDEHVLRPAIASSLFPHLSQFSRAPFNLGLILIVVAMAVAIQLALPGALVTVCALGLPLLFAIYRHQSGIYRDIPRSSLAITVALGIAMGVGWVFLTGDLVTRETGAPFDAGIAGNRVLRDGLGVAEGGALLMMIPAVVVRLLRPGARESLNGFVIGVLSALSFTSAATFTRLAPQFAAATVAKNRPVEWLLVEAGIRGLAIPLTAACAGGLIGAALWFKRPAGAVRLRRSLVVGALTAFGAIVLGVYAIVGVTDVAGLAQEKMLALHIAMALVALVALRLGLQLTLLYEQPDPVRGTSLLCLHCRNVVPEMAFCPSCGAANHASSAKSRAERRAVIPQAGAQEDASADVWPGYSMDAQTYTSPPLSRTSSARVLSSWLVVIVVITAPLIALSASISEPAVVYNCPPDCGRPPTGTPVAALPRFTAPDGRFSVSYPAPGSAYDLSFADDGVTARFTGGDGGTMKLWGIPAGGKSAREVAETFLAARYPDARTAYEIPNAMVGYQFGYGEVADIWPQDGDASYRHLRLVILVAVKHDLALVAGAIGPYREFGPNFGPGRPASANLELAMDLDKYVNSFSWQGDPPR, translated from the coding sequence ATGCGGGTGAGCATGACGTGCCCGGAGTGCGGCACCGAGGTTCCCGCCGGGGTGTTCTGCGGATCCTGCGGCGCACACCTGAATCCGCAGCCCGGGGATGGCCCGCAGTGGTTGCGCCCGCGCGCGTTCTGCGCCGCCCCCGACGAGCACGTGCTGCGTCCGGCGATTGCCAGTTCGTTGTTTCCCCATCTGAGCCAATTCTCGCGAGCACCGTTCAATCTGGGGCTGATCCTCATCGTCGTGGCGATGGCGGTCGCGATCCAGTTGGCTCTGCCTGGCGCACTGGTGACGGTCTGCGCTCTCGGCCTGCCGCTGCTGTTCGCGATCTACCGGCACCAGTCCGGGATCTACCGCGACATTCCGCGCAGTTCGCTTGCGATCACCGTCGCCCTGGGCATCGCGATGGGCGTCGGCTGGGTCTTTCTCACCGGCGATCTGGTGACCCGGGAAACGGGTGCGCCATTCGATGCCGGGATCGCCGGGAATCGGGTGCTGCGCGACGGCCTCGGGGTCGCCGAGGGCGGGGCCCTGCTGATGATGATTCCTGCCGTTGTCGTGCGCCTGCTGCGGCCGGGAGCACGGGAATCGTTGAACGGCTTCGTGATAGGTGTTCTCTCGGCTCTGAGCTTCACCTCGGCGGCGACCTTCACCCGGCTCGCACCGCAATTCGCGGCGGCAACCGTCGCGAAGAACCGGCCCGTCGAGTGGCTACTCGTGGAGGCCGGCATCCGCGGGCTGGCCATCCCGCTCACCGCGGCCTGCGCCGGCGGATTGATCGGTGCCGCACTGTGGTTCAAGCGCCCGGCCGGTGCCGTCAGGTTACGGCGGTCGCTGGTGGTTGGCGCGCTGACGGCCTTCGGGGCCATCGTGTTGGGGGTCTACGCGATCGTCGGCGTCACCGACGTCGCGGGCCTGGCGCAGGAGAAGATGCTCGCCCTGCACATCGCGATGGCGTTGGTCGCACTGGTCGCACTGCGACTGGGTCTGCAGCTCACCCTCCTGTACGAGCAGCCCGACCCGGTCCGCGGCACATCGCTGCTGTGTCTGCACTGCCGGAACGTGGTGCCCGAGATGGCATTCTGTCCGTCCTGCGGCGCGGCCAACCACGCGTCATCGGCCAAGTCACGAGCCGAACGGCGCGCGGTCATCCCGCAGGCAGGAGCGCAGGAGGATGCGTCAGCCGACGTTTGGCCGGGTTACTCGATGGATGCACAGACCTACACGTCACCGCCGTTGTCGCGCACGTCGAGTGCGCGCGTCCTGAGCTCGTGGCTGGTGGTGATCGTGGTGATCACCGCGCCGCTGATCGCACTGTCCGCGAGCATTTCCGAGCCCGCCGTTGTCTATAACTGCCCCCCGGACTGCGGTCGCCCACCGACCGGAACGCCGGTCGCAGCGCTGCCCAGGTTCACCGCTCCCGACGGACGGTTCTCGGTGTCGTACCCCGCACCCGGCTCGGCCTACGATCTCTCCTTCGCCGACGACGGCGTGACGGCACGCTTCACCGGCGGCGATGGCGGCACGATGAAGCTGTGGGGAATACCCGCCGGCGGAAAGTCGGCCAGGGAGGTCGCCGAGACGTTCCTGGCGGCGCGCTATCCGGACGCCCGAACGGCCTACGAGATTCCGAACGCGATGGTCGGCTACCAGTTCGGCTACGGCGAGGTCGCCGACATCTGGCCGCAGGACGGCGACGCAAGTTACCGGCATCTGCGGCTGGTCATCCTCGTCGCGGTCAAGCACGACCTGGCGCTGGTCGCCGGCGCCATCGGTCCCTACCGCGAGTTCGGCCCGAACTTCGGCCCGGGCCGGCCGGCCAGCGCGAACCTGGAATTGGCCATGGACTTGGACAAGTACGTCAACAGCTTCTCCTGGCAGGGCGATCCGCCGCGTTGA